A DNA window from Anastrepha ludens isolate Willacy chromosome 6, idAnaLude1.1, whole genome shotgun sequence contains the following coding sequences:
- the LOC128867638 gene encoding USP6 N-terminal-like protein isoform X4 — translation MSSTVHVNSVTIITSNSNSYNHNNSVNTNNIANTSNSNVNNTNSLPASAPAATNYTTTTHITTSSNAAVSNSTAGGESANTPLMTNKISSKNTTALDDQEALLQRAADEREAIFNRYSLGLDPKNVVDPWENPTYELYHITDKYGFMHDSRLPDTRDSQELQRTKIELERDKKWVKMLTNWNVNVEKVRRRVFKGIPDRMRWPAWKKLLNVDELIEANRDTYASMLTLARKYSTEVRQIDSDVNRQFRDNLAYRQRYSVKQCSLFNVLNAYSIYNPELGYCQGMACLAGVLLLYMQEEEAFWALNQLIIDRKYAMHGLFIEGFPKLTRFLEHHDRILSKMMRKLHQHFMKHNVDAILYSIKWFFVIFVERIPFSLALRVWDIYLLEGERVVSAMAVTILYLHKHDLLRLNDMDSIIEYLQVKLHKNFGYNDDYVIEALERMLKKLKELKLDIAPPPKANEFPARPLGQFLEADIEKKIGRRRSEYTDTEKQVITDVILRSEQNAVEVQSTMSYETSECATEYRIICTQS, via the exons ATGAGTTCAACTGTGCACGTAAATAGCGTCACTATCATTACCAGCAACAGCAATAGCTATAATCACAATAACAGCGTAAACACCAACAATATTGCAAACACCAGCAACAGCAATGTGAATAATACGAACAGCTTGCCCGCCTCCGCACCCGCCGCTACGAACTATACAACAACTACGCACATAACGACAAGTAGTAACGCAGCAGTTTCGAATTCAACGGCAGGAGGGGAATCGGCAAATACGCCGCTGATGACCAACAAAATCAGCAGCAAAAACACAACGGCTCTCGATGATCAAGAAGCGTTGCTGCAACGTGCAGCCGATGAACGTGAAGCTATTTTCAATCGCTACTCGCTCGGTTTAGATCCTAAGAATGTGGTCGACCCTTGGGAGAATCCCACATATGAGCTATATCATATTACAGATAA ATATGGCTTCATGCACGATTCCCGCCTGCCCGATACCCGCGACTCGCAGGAACTGCAGCGCACCAAAATCGAATTGGAGCGCGACAAGAAATGGGTAAAAATGCTTACCAATTGGAATGTGAACGTCGAAAAGGTGCGACGACGTGTCTTCAAAGGTATACCGGATCGCATGCGTTGGCCAGCATGGAAAAAGTTGCTGAATGTTGACGAATTGATTGAGGCAAATCGTGATACGTATGCGTCTATGTTAACATTGGCGCGCAAATACTCCACCGAGGTGCGACAAATCGACTCCGATGTGAATCGGCAATTTCGTGATAATCTCGCCTACCGCCAACGGTATAGCGTCAAACAGTGCTCCCTATTTAATGTGCTAAATGCGTATAGTATATACAATCCCGAATTGGGTTACTGTCAAGGCATGGCTTGTTTGGCCGGTGTGCTATTGCTCTATATGCAAGAGGAGGAGGCATTTTGGGCGCTCAATCAATTGATCATTGATCGTAAGTATGCCATGCATGGCTTATTCATTGAGGGCTTCCCGAAATTGACACGCTTCCTTGAGCATCACGATCGGATATTGTCGAAGATGATGCGTAAATTACATCAGCATTTTATGAAGCATAATGTCGATGCCATTCTGTATTCGATCAAGTGGTTCTTTGTGATTTTTGTGGAGCGG ATACCATTTAGTTTAGCTTTACGCGTGTGGGACATTTATCTGCTGGAGGGTGAGCGTGTCGTCAGCGCCATGGCCGTCACCATACTCTATTTGCACAAGCACGATTTGTTGCGTCTCAACGATATGGACTCAATTATTGAATATTTGCAAGTGAAATTGCATAAGAATTTCGGCTACAACGATGACTACGTAATCGAGGCACTCGAACGTATGTTGAAGAAGTTAAAGGAATTGAAATTGGATATAGCTCCACCACCCAAGGCGAACGAATTTCCCGCCCGACCGTTGGGACAATTCTTAGAAGCTGATATTGAGAAGAAGATTGGTCGGCGACGTTCCGAATATACCGATACGGAGAAACAAGTTATAACTGATGTGATATTAAG ATCTGAGCAAAATGCAGTAGAAGTACAATCAACAATGTCATATGAGACGTCTGAATGCGCTACGG
- the LOC128867638 gene encoding USP6 N-terminal-like protein isoform X3: protein MSSTVHVNSVTIITSNSNSYNHNNSVNTNNIANTSNSNVNNTNSLPASAPAATNYTTTTHITTSSNAAVSNSTAGGESANTPLMTNKISSKNTTALDDQEALLQRAADEREAIFNRYSLGLDPKNVVDPWENPTYELYHITDKYGFMHDSRLPDTRDSQELQRTKIELERDKKWVKMLTNWNVNVEKVRRRVFKGIPDRMRWPAWKKLLNVDELIEANRDTYASMLTLARKYSTEVRQIDSDVNRQFRDNLAYRQRYSVKQCSLFNVLNAYSIYNPELGYCQGMACLAGVLLLYMQEEEAFWALNQLIIDRKYAMHGLFIEGFPKLTRFLEHHDRILSKMMRKLHQHFMKHNVDAILYSIKWFFVIFVERIPFSLALRVWDIYLLEGERVVSAMAVTILYLHKHDLLRLNDMDSIIEYLQVKLHKNFGYNDDYVIEALERMLKKLKELKLDIAPPPKANEFPARPLGQFLEADIEKKIGRRRSEYTDTEKQVITDVILRSEQNAVEVQSTMSYETSECATGTSVASHGSSDTFSLEDNNIHLKTANALQNTPQRDMLLLSTT from the exons ATGAGTTCAACTGTGCACGTAAATAGCGTCACTATCATTACCAGCAACAGCAATAGCTATAATCACAATAACAGCGTAAACACCAACAATATTGCAAACACCAGCAACAGCAATGTGAATAATACGAACAGCTTGCCCGCCTCCGCACCCGCCGCTACGAACTATACAACAACTACGCACATAACGACAAGTAGTAACGCAGCAGTTTCGAATTCAACGGCAGGAGGGGAATCGGCAAATACGCCGCTGATGACCAACAAAATCAGCAGCAAAAACACAACGGCTCTCGATGATCAAGAAGCGTTGCTGCAACGTGCAGCCGATGAACGTGAAGCTATTTTCAATCGCTACTCGCTCGGTTTAGATCCTAAGAATGTGGTCGACCCTTGGGAGAATCCCACATATGAGCTATATCATATTACAGATAA ATATGGCTTCATGCACGATTCCCGCCTGCCCGATACCCGCGACTCGCAGGAACTGCAGCGCACCAAAATCGAATTGGAGCGCGACAAGAAATGGGTAAAAATGCTTACCAATTGGAATGTGAACGTCGAAAAGGTGCGACGACGTGTCTTCAAAGGTATACCGGATCGCATGCGTTGGCCAGCATGGAAAAAGTTGCTGAATGTTGACGAATTGATTGAGGCAAATCGTGATACGTATGCGTCTATGTTAACATTGGCGCGCAAATACTCCACCGAGGTGCGACAAATCGACTCCGATGTGAATCGGCAATTTCGTGATAATCTCGCCTACCGCCAACGGTATAGCGTCAAACAGTGCTCCCTATTTAATGTGCTAAATGCGTATAGTATATACAATCCCGAATTGGGTTACTGTCAAGGCATGGCTTGTTTGGCCGGTGTGCTATTGCTCTATATGCAAGAGGAGGAGGCATTTTGGGCGCTCAATCAATTGATCATTGATCGTAAGTATGCCATGCATGGCTTATTCATTGAGGGCTTCCCGAAATTGACACGCTTCCTTGAGCATCACGATCGGATATTGTCGAAGATGATGCGTAAATTACATCAGCATTTTATGAAGCATAATGTCGATGCCATTCTGTATTCGATCAAGTGGTTCTTTGTGATTTTTGTGGAGCGG ATACCATTTAGTTTAGCTTTACGCGTGTGGGACATTTATCTGCTGGAGGGTGAGCGTGTCGTCAGCGCCATGGCCGTCACCATACTCTATTTGCACAAGCACGATTTGTTGCGTCTCAACGATATGGACTCAATTATTGAATATTTGCAAGTGAAATTGCATAAGAATTTCGGCTACAACGATGACTACGTAATCGAGGCACTCGAACGTATGTTGAAGAAGTTAAAGGAATTGAAATTGGATATAGCTCCACCACCCAAGGCGAACGAATTTCCCGCCCGACCGTTGGGACAATTCTTAGAAGCTGATATTGAGAAGAAGATTGGTCGGCGACGTTCCGAATATACCGATACGGAGAAACAAGTTATAACTGATGTGATATTAAG ATCTGAGCAAAATGCAGTAGAAGTACAATCAACAATGTCATATGAGACGTCTGAATGCGCTACGG